A window of Zingiber officinale cultivar Zhangliang chromosome 5A, Zo_v1.1, whole genome shotgun sequence contains these coding sequences:
- the LOC121980094 gene encoding zinc finger MYM-type protein 1-like — protein sequence MEHQSATKKGKTLISSFFKKRDRETSESTSIPTTMEHQFSENLLIPSVQIPSISSPNEDYQSSSTCIVRDPGERKQICEYHVNVRDEIRRSYLKMGPYQPDMLEYPATKFGSQNRRFQKKWFQKFHWLEYSPLTNKTYCFYCFLFLNDINSSNISALVNEGFDNWKRVNQGKTCAFLAHIGSVASSPHTMCERMAENLMRPSQHIDNVIHVQAKEEKEKNRLRLRTSIVTVRWLALQGCAFRGNDESLSSSNRGNFLELVKAFAKMSTEINEVVLENAPKNAQYIAPDIQKEILHIMTNRIRQMIRKEVGDKIFCILVDEA from the coding sequence ATGGAACATCAATCTGCTACAAAGAAAGGAAAGACATTAATATCCTCTTTCTTTAAAAAGAGAGATCGTGAAACTAGTGAAAGCACTTCAATTCCTACTACAATGGAACATCAATTTAGTGAGAATCTTCTCATTCCTAGTGTTCAAATCCCTTCTATTTCTTCTCCTAATGAAGATTATCAGTCATCCTCTACTTGTATTGTACGAGATCCGGGGGAAAGAAAACAAATATGTGAATATCATGTTAATGTACGAGATGAGATAAGACGTTCATATCTAAAGATGGGGCCTTATCAACCAGATATGTTGGAGTATCCGGCTACAAAATTTGGAAGTCAAAATCGTCGATTTCAGAAAAAATGGTTCCAGAAATTTCATTGGTTGGAATATTCGCCTTTAACAAATAAGACATATTGtttttattgttttctttttctgaaTGATATTAATTCATCTAATATCTCAGCACTGGTCAATGAAGGATTTGACAATTGGAAAAGAGTAAATCAAGGAAAAACATGTGCATTTCTTGCTCATATTGGTTCTGTGGCTTCTTCGCCTCATACTATGTGTGAGAGAATGGCTGAAAATTTGATGAGACCCTCTCAACATATCGATAATGTGATTCATGTTCAAGCTAAAGAGGAAAAGGAGAAAAATCGTTTGCGTTTGAGGACCTCAATTGTCACAGTTCGCTGGCTAGCACTTCAAGGTTGTGCCTTTAGAGGCAACGATGAATCTCTATCTTCATCTAATCGTGGAAATTTTCTTGAATTGGTGAAGGCTTTTGCAAAAATGAGTACAGAAATTAATGAAGTTGTACTAGAAAATGCTCCAAAAAATGCTCAATATATTGCTCCAGATATTCAGAAAGAGATTTTACATATTATGACCAATAGAATACGACAGATGATTCGTAAAGAAGTTGGAGATAAAATcttttgtattcttgttgatgaagCATAA
- the LOC121980095 gene encoding zinc finger MYM-type protein 1-like, which produces MAIILRFVNNHGILTERFFAIKSVSDTTSLNLKNEISDVLIHYDLQVKKIRGQGYDGASNMRGAWNGLQALFLRDCPYAYYIHCFAHRLQLTLVSAAKDVSVIWEFFSHLDNIVNIVTSSTKRIAELRTAQRNEIEHMLAIGERDSGSGANQIGNLQRAGATRWSSHYDSVKSLIGMYVATCKVFEVLSDYSPNARAKAEVRGIYRNMASFEFVFILHLMHKIMRTTDNLCQILQRKSQDILTAITFVSTAKTILQELRECGWEEFLHEVKVFCSRNEIDVPDLDCQYKIGRSRQQTTVEHHYHFDVFNVAIDSILMELNTRFNESSMELLSLSTTLDPKNSFDSFNSDDICKLAKKFYPEDFTSQDIVALEYELVHYKLDVVQNLKVSTLVELCQQLTESGRSKVYIMLTRLIHLILTLPVSTATTERAFSAMKHVKTAFHNKMEDDFLEDCLTLYIERDLAKDIDVDSIIDEFYVSKSRRAQF; this is translated from the coding sequence ATGGCCATTATCTTGAGGTTTGTGAATAATCATGGGATTTTGACAGAAAGATTTTTTGCCATCAAAAGTGTTAGTGACACTACCTCATTGAATCTGAAAAATGAAATATCAGATGTTCTTATACATTATGACTTACAAGTTAAGAAAATTAgaggtcaaggatatgatggtgctagCAATATGCGTGGGGCATGGAATGGACTTCAGGCATTATTTCTCAGAGATTGTCCTTATGCATATTATATCCACTGCTTTGCTCATCGACTACAACTAACATTGGTTTCTGCAGCCAAAGATGTCAGCGTTATTTGGGAATTCTTTTCTCATTTGGATAATATTGTCAATATTGTCACTTCTTCTACTAAGCGTATTGCTGAGTTACGTACTGCACAAAGAAATGAAATTGAACATATGTTGGCAATTGGAGAACGTGATTCCGGAAGTGGGGCCAATCAGATTGGTAATTTGCAACGGGCAGGAGCTACTCGTTGGAGTTCTCACTATGACTCAGTAAAAAGCTTAATAGGTATGTACGTTGCAACTTGCAAAGTTTTTGAAGTTCTTAGTGACTATTCTCCAAATGCAAGAGCTAAGGCTGAAGTTCGGGGAATTTACAGAAACATGGCAAGCTTTGAATTTGTGTTCATTTTGCACTTAATGCATAAAATTATGAGAACAACAGATAATCTTTGTCAAATTCTTCAAAGAAAATCTCAAGATATTTTGACTGCTATTACATTTGTCTCTACTGCCAAAACTATCCTTCAAGAACTTAGAGAATGCGGTTGGGAAGAATTTCTTCATGAAGTGAAAGTTTTTTGTTCGAGAAATGAAATTGATGTGCCTGACCTTGATTGCCAATATAAGATCGGTCGTTCTCGTCAGCAAACTACAGTTGAGCATCATTACCACTTTGATGTTTTTAATGTAGCAATAGATTCCATCTTGATGGAGTTAAATACTCGGTTCAATGAGTCATCGATGGAACTACTTTCTCTTAGTACAACTTTAGATCCTAAAAATTCATTTGACTCATTCAACAGTGATGATATTTGCAAACTTGCAAAGAAGTTTTATCCTGAAGATTTCACAAGTCAAGACATCGTTGCTTTGGAGTATGAATTGGTACATTATAAACTTGATGTAGTGCAAAATTTGAAGGTTTCAACACTTGTTGAGTTGTGTCAGCAATTGACTGAGAGTGGACGGTCAAAGGTTTACATTATGTTGACTAGATTGATTCATCTGATTTTGACGTTACCTGTTTCTACCGCCACTACTGAGCGAGCATTTTCAGCAATGAAGCATGTGAAGACGGCATTTCACAATAAAATGGAGGATGATTTTCTTGAAGATTGTTTAACACTCTATATTGAACGAGATTTAGCTAAAGATATAGATGTAGATTCTATTATAGATGAATTTTATGTTTCAAAATCTCGTAGGGCACAATTTTGA